In a genomic window of Tissierella sp. Yu-01:
- a CDS encoding DUF1858 domain-containing protein: MEITKDMLIGEIIRKKPEAIETLMRFGMGCVGCPSSQMESLEEAAMVHGLNLDALMTELNK, encoded by the coding sequence ATGGAAATTACTAAGGACATGTTAATTGGTGAAATCATCAGAAAAAAACCTGAGGCTATAGAAACTTTAATGAGATTTGGTATGGGATGCGTTGGTTGTCCATCAAGCCAAATGGAAAGCTTGGAAGAAGCAGCTATGGTTCACGGACTAAATTTAGATGCACTAATGACTGAATTAAACAAATAG
- the rnmV gene encoding ribonuclease M5 — translation MIKEVIVVEGKDDITAVKAALECEVISTNGFGYKKELVETLKSLAERRGIIILTDPDYMGEKIRKDLSNKIKNCKHAFLPQGKALKKGDIGVENATVEDIIEAINKARPEIVEINKQFTKEDLIDFGLSGGESSRQRREKLGEILGIGYANAKQFLNRLNNFGVSREEFLKAIERIDNDGR, via the coding sequence ATGATTAAAGAAGTAATAGTAGTAGAGGGAAAAGACGACATAACAGCAGTAAAAGCTGCCCTTGAATGCGAAGTAATATCCACAAATGGATTTGGATACAAAAAGGAATTAGTGGAAACATTAAAATCATTGGCAGAAAGAAGAGGTATAATAATCCTGACTGATCCTGATTATATGGGAGAGAAAATAAGAAAGGATTTATCCAACAAAATAAAGAATTGCAAGCATGCATTTCTACCTCAAGGTAAGGCTTTGAAAAAGGGTGATATAGGCGTTGAAAATGCCACTGTAGAGGATATAATTGAAGCCATTAATAAAGCTCGTCCTGAAATAGTAGAGATTAATAAACAATTTACAAAGGAAGACTTAATAGACTTTGGATTATCCGGAGGAGAATCCTCAAGGCAAAGAAGAGAAAAGCTAGGTGAAATTCTTGGAATAGGATATGCCAATGCAAAACAGTTTTTAAACAGATTAAATAATTTTGGAGTATCAAGAGAAGAATTCCTAAAGGCTATAGAGAGGATTGATAATGATGGAAGATAA
- a CDS encoding heme NO-binding domain-containing protein, which produces MKGTIVSAWVQTCRTLYGDSITNEALNNFNIHKNKIFTPMEDIDDNVALGIIDYIADKNGKTSEEVWKAIGNNNILTFSKDYPAFFRYKNLYSFLKAMYDIHVVVTKRIPGAHPPILNINPVNKNTAHMTYSSPRGMFSYFYGMLEGASKYYKEEIQTNILEKTTDFTKVEITFKEDIYYEKTYLFNKLLSFGFINKMEIKIAFASFLFIGIPTMLLYRFSSTSVALPIGLVISALVPYIINKVLFKPLESINRSLDGLISKDLSVVEGIVTNDFFEDINKKLGEIKEGMKTDFVGYKGTTDELNAFAEKFAEISNNMSFTSKDISSVVEQVAEGAISQAEETEHVAAQLNNSVESLNQVVEKENHSKVELEHAVAKINQGFIELKSTSESLNQVLLEFSQVREKGQALQNRANEVNQIVAAVEGIAEQTNLLALNASIEAARVGEYGKGFAVVAQEIRKLAESSKDAVQTINDNLKSFILDIDGFVDDIGDQYNILEKENIKLNSVAEDNQSSVNSVEQVSKLIIELTSELSQETNVITTLSSNIESLAAIAEENSASSEEVSANVQAYTEEITKMINNIQEFKKVSEEFSIELEKYIV; this is translated from the coding sequence TTGAAAGGTACGATAGTTTCAGCATGGGTCCAAACTTGTAGGACACTTTATGGGGATAGTATTACAAATGAAGCATTAAATAACTTTAATATTCACAAAAATAAAATTTTTACACCAATGGAGGATATTGATGATAATGTAGCTCTAGGCATTATAGATTATATTGCAGATAAAAACGGTAAGACCTCTGAGGAGGTTTGGAAAGCTATAGGTAATAACAATATACTTACATTCTCAAAGGATTACCCTGCCTTCTTTAGATATAAAAACCTATATTCTTTTTTAAAAGCCATGTATGATATACACGTTGTTGTAACTAAAAGAATTCCAGGTGCACATCCTCCAATTTTAAATATAAACCCAGTAAATAAAAACACCGCACATATGACCTACTCTTCCCCAAGAGGAATGTTTTCATACTTCTATGGTATGTTAGAGGGCGCTTCCAAATATTACAAAGAAGAAATACAAACAAATATTTTGGAAAAGACAACGGATTTTACAAAGGTTGAGATCACTTTTAAGGAAGATATTTATTATGAGAAGACATATTTATTTAATAAGCTATTGTCCTTTGGATTTATTAATAAAATGGAGATTAAAATAGCTTTTGCATCATTTTTATTTATTGGTATTCCTACTATGCTTCTATATAGATTTAGTAGCACATCAGTAGCTCTACCTATTGGTTTGGTGATTTCAGCACTTGTTCCTTATATTATCAACAAGGTTCTATTTAAACCATTAGAGTCTATTAATAGATCATTAGATGGACTGATTTCAAAAGACTTATCAGTAGTTGAAGGGATAGTTACTAATGATTTCTTTGAAGATATCAATAAGAAGTTAGGTGAAATAAAGGAAGGCATGAAGACAGACTTTGTTGGATATAAGGGGACTACGGATGAATTAAATGCTTTTGCTGAAAAATTCGCTGAAATCTCTAATAATATGTCCTTTACTTCCAAGGATATATCAAGTGTAGTTGAACAGGTTGCAGAAGGAGCTATTAGTCAGGCAGAGGAAACCGAACATGTAGCAGCTCAATTAAATAATTCAGTTGAATCTTTAAATCAAGTAGTGGAAAAAGAAAATCATAGTAAAGTAGAGCTTGAGCATGCTGTTGCCAAGATTAATCAAGGTTTTATTGAATTAAAGTCAACATCTGAAAGCTTGAATCAAGTACTTTTAGAATTTTCACAGGTTCGCGAAAAGGGACAAGCTCTTCAAAATAGAGCAAATGAGGTTAATCAAATTGTAGCTGCTGTAGAAGGAATAGCAGAGCAGACTAATTTATTGGCATTAAACGCAAGTATTGAGGCAGCTCGTGTTGGTGAATATGGTAAGGGCTTTGCTGTTGTAGCACAGGAAATTAGAAAGCTGGCAGAAAGCTCAAAGGATGCGGTTCAAACTATTAACGACAATTTAAAATCTTTTATTTTAGATATTGATGGATTTGTTGATGATATAGGGGACCAATATAATATACTTGAGAAGGAAAATATCAAGCTTAATTCTGTAGCGGAAGATAATCAATCCTCAGTGAATTCAGTAGAGCAGGTTTCAAAATTGATTATTGAATTGACTAGTGAGTTGTCACAGGAAACTAATGTTATAACTACATTATCATCAAATATAGAATCTTTAGCAGCAATTGCAGAAGAAAACTCAGCCTCTTCTGAAGAGGTTTCGGCGAATGTTCAGGCTTATACCGAAGAGATTACTAAGATGATAAACAACATTCAAGAGTTTAAGAAGGTTAGTGAAGAGTTTAGTATTGAGTTAGAAAAGTATATAGTATAA
- the rsmA gene encoding 16S rRNA (adenine(1518)-N(6)/adenine(1519)-N(6))-dimethyltransferase RsmA: MEDKRLYSPKQIKRVLDKYGFTFSKSLGQNFLIDGNIVRKIVEEANITKETYVLEIGPGMGTLTEELAINAKKVIAVELDRKLLPILDETLDDYDNVEVVYGDILKIDVRQLIDEKLSGGPIKVVANLPYYVTTPIIGKLLEDGLNISSINVMVQKEVAERMIATPGSKSYGSLSVFVNFYTNPQIVVKVPNTVFMPKPKIDSAVIKLEIKDNLPDIDREKFFKVVKAAFSKRRKTIINALSTYGFDVEKDIIRDALEKSGIKQEERAENISVEDFIKLSTILPPLNI, encoded by the coding sequence ATGGAAGATAAAAGACTTTATTCTCCTAAACAGATTAAAAGAGTACTTGATAAGTATGGCTTTACATTCTCTAAAAGTCTTGGACAAAACTTCTTAATAGATGGAAATATTGTTAGAAAAATAGTTGAGGAAGCGAATATTACCAAGGAGACTTATGTTCTAGAAATAGGTCCTGGAATGGGGACTCTTACTGAGGAGCTTGCTATAAATGCAAAGAAGGTTATAGCAGTAGAGCTTGATAGAAAACTTCTTCCAATATTGGATGAGACCCTTGATGATTATGATAATGTAGAAGTTGTATACGGAGATATATTAAAAATAGATGTAAGACAACTTATTGATGAGAAGTTAAGTGGTGGACCTATAAAGGTTGTAGCAAATTTACCCTATTATGTAACTACACCTATTATTGGAAAGCTATTGGAAGATGGACTAAACATATCATCTATAAATGTAATGGTCCAAAAAGAAGTAGCTGAAAGGATGATAGCAACTCCTGGAAGTAAAAGCTATGGTTCATTGTCTGTGTTTGTAAACTTTTATACAAATCCCCAAATTGTTGTTAAGGTTCCAAATACAGTATTTATGCCAAAACCTAAGATTGACTCTGCGGTTATCAAACTTGAAATAAAAGATAATTTGCCTGATATAGATAGAGAAAAGTTCTTTAAGGTAGTTAAGGCAGCATTCTCTAAGAGAAGGAAAACAATAATCAATGCCCTTTCGACATATGGCTTTGATGTCGAGAAAGATATAATTAGGGATGCCTTGGAAAAGAGTGGTATTAAGCAAGAGGAGAGAGCAGAGAATATTTCTGTGGAAGATTTTATCAAACTTAGTACAATATTACCCCCTTTAAACATATAA
- the mgtE gene encoding magnesium transporter: MNENEILQLIEGKKYKQLKNVLSEMNEVDVAEILNPLDPNTTLLIFRMLPKNLAVDVFAHFSVEQQRDIIHAVTDKELNYILDELFFDDMIDMIEEMPANIVSKILENSTQEERNLINQFLKYPVDSAGSIMTIEYVELRKSMTVKEALAHLKKIGLDKETIYTCYVTDRKRKLHGIVSLRKLVVSDDDILIEDLMESEAIFVNTHDDQETVANVFKKYGFLALPVVDNENRLTGIITIDDIVDVIEQEATEDFQRMAAMAPSESAYLDTNVFELAKHRITWLLILMLSATFTGRIIGKFNDMLQSIVILASFIPMLMDTGGNSGSQSSTLIIRGLATGEISLKDGAKVLWKEFRVGLLVGITLSLTNFLRLLFLEKVELLIALTVSLTLIVTVMVAKMIGGILPIIAKFFKIDPAIMAGPLITTTVDAISLTVFFTIATALLGL, translated from the coding sequence ATGAATGAAAATGAAATCCTACAGCTTATAGAAGGAAAAAAATATAAGCAATTAAAAAATGTCCTATCTGAGATGAATGAGGTAGACGTAGCTGAGATATTAAATCCTCTTGATCCAAATACCACATTGTTGATATTTAGGATGCTTCCAAAGAATTTGGCAGTTGACGTATTTGCTCATTTCTCTGTAGAGCAGCAAAGAGACATAATACATGCTGTGACAGATAAGGAGTTAAACTATATATTAGATGAATTATTTTTTGATGATATGATTGATATGATTGAAGAAATGCCAGCTAATATAGTGAGTAAAATACTTGAAAACTCTACTCAGGAGGAAAGAAATCTAATAAATCAATTCTTAAAGTATCCAGTTGATTCGGCTGGAAGTATAATGACCATCGAGTATGTTGAGCTTAGAAAATCTATGACTGTAAAAGAAGCTCTAGCTCATCTTAAAAAGATTGGATTGGATAAGGAAACTATCTATACGTGTTATGTAACAGATAGGAAAAGGAAATTACATGGTATTGTATCTTTAAGAAAATTAGTAGTATCAGATGATGATATTTTAATTGAGGACTTAATGGAAAGTGAAGCAATATTTGTAAATACACATGATGATCAAGAAACAGTAGCAAATGTATTTAAAAAATATGGATTTTTAGCATTACCTGTTGTAGATAATGAAAATAGACTAACAGGAATTATAACGATTGATGATATTGTAGATGTAATAGAACAAGAGGCTACAGAAGACTTTCAAAGGATGGCTGCCATGGCTCCATCAGAAAGTGCATATTTAGATACGAATGTATTTGAATTAGCAAAACATAGAATAACATGGTTATTGATATTAATGTTATCCGCAACTTTTACTGGAAGAATAATAGGTAAATTTAATGATATGTTACAATCAATTGTGATTCTAGCTTCATTTATTCCTATGCTTATGGATACGGGTGGGAATTCTGGAAGTCAGTCATCTACACTTATTATTCGTGGACTTGCAACAGGAGAAATATCCCTAAAGGATGGAGCAAAGGTGTTATGGAAAGAATTTAGAGTAGGATTATTAGTAGGGATAACTCTTTCTTTAACAAATTTTTTAAGGTTATTGTTCTTAGAAAAAGTAGAATTACTAATAGCATTAACTGTATCCTTAACCCTAATAGTTACTGTTATGGTTGCTAAGATGATAGGTGGAATTTTACCAATCATAGCAAAGTTCTTTAAGATAGACCCAGCTATAATGGCAGGTCCATTGATAACTACTACGGTAGATGCTATTAGTTTAACTGTATTTTTCACAATAGCAACTGCATTATTAGGATTATAA
- a CDS encoding SPOCS domain-containing protein, which translates to MAIELVREAFKVEELKGNNEIQALVETEIYLSPTKPNIEKILWVHGKVNVLNTKLIKDKLIVSGVTRFDVLYNSVDEENNSSIQTLETSKEFREELDIDGADEDMVAKVKSKIEYLEYEIEESKVQLKALVNLWGEVEEYKNIEAIKQIKGNDSLQTLKETVNYKEVFGREISYAMVNDVIKLGDNYPEIDEIVKFSTKTREVESMVVEDRIITSGEIMANIIYFGQNKVHSYKTTIPFNHFLEMPGVNKNLMGNVEYEVVEGNYEIMGNELGERKLIDLEIKVKVTGKAFQDNTRELIIDAYSTKEKLSIEREEVNIRESLKDLKQIEDLKIALDVDADDILEVEGYVGILDKRVIDMGIEVEGVLSLDIEYIDRVTEDIMSSKEDVPFKVNIYDDLDPESIVDVVPSIDNIDYSLSRDGLEVDCKVLLNANLSKNRRIYGIKEVIETNETIDKKNKPSITVYIVQKGDVLWDIAKRYNTTTEDIIVSNNITNGVINPGDKIIIEKKIEEMKV; encoded by the coding sequence ATGGCCATTGAATTAGTCAGAGAGGCCTTTAAGGTAGAAGAATTAAAGGGTAACAATGAGATCCAAGCTTTAGTTGAGACCGAAATTTATCTAAGCCCAACCAAACCTAATATAGAAAAAATATTATGGGTACATGGAAAGGTTAATGTCCTTAATACCAAATTGATTAAGGATAAGCTTATCGTCAGTGGGGTTACCAGATTCGATGTTCTATACAATAGTGTAGATGAAGAAAACAACAGCAGTATACAAACACTTGAGACTTCAAAGGAATTTAGAGAAGAACTAGATATTGATGGTGCAGATGAGGACATGGTTGCAAAGGTTAAATCCAAGATTGAATATCTGGAATACGAAATAGAAGAATCTAAAGTGCAGCTTAAGGCGTTGGTAAATCTTTGGGGAGAGGTAGAAGAATACAAGAACATAGAAGCTATAAAACAAATCAAGGGCAATGATTCCCTACAGACTCTAAAAGAAACCGTAAATTACAAAGAGGTTTTTGGAAGAGAAATTTCCTATGCAATGGTTAATGATGTTATAAAGCTAGGAGACAACTATCCAGAAATCGATGAGATCGTAAAATTTAGTACCAAGACAAGAGAAGTTGAATCAATGGTAGTTGAAGATAGAATAATCACATCTGGAGAGATAATGGCAAATATTATCTACTTTGGACAAAATAAAGTGCATTCATATAAAACAACAATTCCATTCAATCATTTCTTGGAAATGCCAGGAGTAAATAAAAATCTCATGGGTAATGTTGAATATGAAGTAGTAGAAGGAAATTACGAAATAATGGGCAACGAACTAGGAGAGCGTAAATTAATTGATTTGGAAATCAAAGTTAAAGTAACTGGTAAGGCATTCCAAGATAATACAAGAGAATTAATAATAGATGCATATTCAACAAAGGAAAAGTTATCAATAGAAAGAGAAGAAGTAAATATTAGAGAAAGCCTTAAAGACTTAAAGCAAATTGAAGATTTAAAAATTGCACTGGATGTTGATGCAGATGACATTCTTGAAGTGGAAGGATATGTAGGCATTCTTGATAAAAGGGTAATAGATATGGGAATAGAAGTAGAAGGAGTCTTGTCTCTAGACATTGAATACATAGACAGGGTTACTGAGGATATTATGTCCTCCAAAGAGGATGTACCATTCAAAGTAAATATCTATGATGATCTTGATCCTGAATCCATAGTAGATGTAGTTCCATCAATTGACAATATAGATTATTCCCTAAGTAGAGATGGCTTAGAAGTAGATTGTAAAGTTTTATTGAACGCTAATCTAAGTAAAAATAGAAGAATCTATGGAATCAAGGAAGTAATAGAGACTAACGAAACAATTGATAAGAAAAATAAACCAAGTATCACAGTATATATAGTGCAAAAAGGAGATGTTCTTTGGGATATAGCAAAGAGATACAATACAACAACAGAAGATATAATTGTATCAAACAATATAACAAACGGAGTAATAAATCCAGGAGATAAAATAATTATAGAGAAGAAAATTGAAGAAATGAAAGTGTAG
- a CDS encoding Veg family protein — translation MEANNVLEIRKELEGCIGKKVILKANKGRKKTTVREGILESAYPSLFVVRVSNQYDSVRRVSYTYSDVLTSTVEVIICDDVDKEMKIS, via the coding sequence TTGGAGGCAAATAACGTACTAGAAATTCGAAAGGAATTAGAGGGATGCATAGGCAAAAAGGTAATTCTTAAAGCAAACAAAGGTAGAAAAAAGACAACTGTTAGAGAAGGAATACTAGAATCTGCTTATCCCAGCTTGTTCGTTGTAAGAGTGTCAAATCAATACGACAGCGTAAGGCGAGTATCTTACACATATTCCGACGTATTGACTTCGACGGTTGAAGTTATTATATGTGACGATGTAGACAAAGAAATGAAGATATCATAG
- a CDS encoding glutaredoxin family protein codes for MAEVTVYTSNTCPYCTLAKNYLTEKGVDYTEKNVQTDKEARKELMSMGHMGVPVLVVDGQEIVGFDKEKIDELLGE; via the coding sequence ATGGCTGAAGTAACTGTTTATACAAGTAATACGTGTCCATATTGTACCTTGGCTAAAAATTATTTAACCGAAAAAGGTGTAGATTATACAGAAAAGAATGTACAAACTGATAAAGAGGCAAGAAAAGAGTTAATGAGTATGGGACATATGGGTGTTCCTGTACTAGTAGTAGATGGACAGGAAATAGTAGGCTTTGACAAAGAAAAAATAGATGAATTACTAGGCGAATAA
- a CDS encoding TatD family hydrolase, giving the protein MFIDSHAHLDDERFDGDRDNLINSLKDNKIDLVFNIGADIESSKASVELANKYENIYAVVGVHPHDAKDVDKNYLETLRELSKKEKVVAIGEIGLDYYYDNSPRDIQRKAFKEQLNLAKELDLPVVIHTRDAMQETFDILKEAAQDGKLRGIMHCYSGSVEMAMEYIKLGFYISLGGPVTFKKSKVAKEVAVAVPFDKLLIETDSPYLTPEPYRGKRNEPMFVRYTAEMIAELRGISVEELAKATSNNAKAIFGIK; this is encoded by the coding sequence ATGTTTATTGACAGTCATGCCCATCTTGATGATGAAAGATTTGATGGAGATAGGGATAATTTAATAAATAGTCTTAAGGACAATAAAATTGATTTAGTATTTAACATAGGTGCAGATATAGAATCCAGCAAGGCATCTGTAGAGCTAGCAAATAAATATGAAAATATCTATGCAGTAGTGGGGGTACACCCCCACGATGCTAAAGATGTGGATAAAAATTATCTGGAAACCTTAAGAGAATTATCAAAGAAAGAAAAAGTCGTAGCCATAGGTGAAATAGGACTAGACTATTACTACGATAATTCACCGAGAGATATTCAAAGGAAGGCATTTAAGGAGCAACTTAACCTAGCAAAGGAATTAGACCTTCCTGTAGTAATCCACACAAGAGATGCTATGCAAGAAACCTTTGATATATTAAAAGAAGCAGCTCAGGATGGAAAGCTTAGAGGAATTATGCATTGCTATTCTGGAAGTGTAGAAATGGCAATGGAATATATAAAGTTAGGTTTCTATATTTCCTTAGGTGGACCAGTGACCTTTAAAAAGAGTAAAGTGGCAAAAGAAGTTGCCGTAGCTGTACCCTTTGATAAGTTACTGATAGAAACAGACTCCCCATATCTAACTCCAGAACCATATAGGGGAAAGAGAAATGAGCCAATGTTTGTAAGATACACAGCAGAAATGATAGCAGAACTTAGAGGGATTTCCGTAGAAGAATTAGCAAAGGCAACTAGTAATAATGCGAAGGCTATATTTGGAATAAAGTAA
- the ispE gene encoding 4-(cytidine 5'-diphospho)-2-C-methyl-D-erythritol kinase — MQEIIKESFGKVNLALDVLYKRDDGYHEINSIMQQIDLRDRLIFSDKKEGITIESDNEEVPLDSSNLVYMAWEKLKSITGINRGIHIKIEKNIPIAAGLAGGSSNAAAALKALNELWQLNLSQEELMDIGKTLGADIPFCILGGTAKAEGIGEKLISLKPFKDKYILLGNPGIGISTAYSYSKLNLNGDRYDIDGLIKCMEEDNLPCVASKLKNRMEEPIIEEYPIIDEIKSIMLKNGALGALMSGSGPTVFGLFDDEEKCNLAQERLSKSIKKVYKCKTI, encoded by the coding sequence ATGCAAGAAATTATAAAGGAATCTTTCGGAAAGGTAAATCTAGCCCTTGATGTTTTATATAAGAGAGATGACGGTTATCATGAAATAAATAGTATAATGCAGCAAATAGACTTAAGGGACAGGTTGATTTTCTCTGATAAAAAAGAAGGAATTACCATAGAATCCGATAATGAAGAAGTCCCCTTAGATTCTTCGAACCTTGTATATATGGCTTGGGAAAAATTAAAGTCCATAACAGGGATAAATAGAGGAATTCATATAAAAATAGAAAAAAATATACCCATAGCTGCAGGACTTGCTGGGGGTAGCTCCAATGCTGCCGCTGCCTTGAAGGCATTAAACGAACTATGGCAATTAAATTTATCTCAAGAGGAATTAATGGATATAGGAAAGACCTTGGGAGCAGATATTCCATTTTGTATATTAGGAGGCACTGCAAAAGCAGAAGGAATAGGAGAGAAGCTAATATCTCTAAAACCATTTAAGGATAAGTATATTCTTCTTGGAAATCCGGGAATAGGAATTTCAACTGCCTATTCATACTCTAAGCTTAATTTAAATGGTGATAGATATGATATAGACGGTTTAATAAAATGTATGGAAGAAGATAATTTACCTTGTGTTGCCAGTAAATTAAAAAATAGAATGGAAGAGCCAATTATTGAGGAATATCCAATTATTGATGAAATAAAAAGTATAATGTTAAAGAACGGAGCATTAGGTGCATTGATGAGTGGAAGTGGACCAACGGTATTTGGTCTTTTTGATGATGAGGAAAAGTGCAACCTTGCCCAAGAAAGGCTTTCTAAGAGCATTAAAAAGGTATATAAATGCAAAACCATTTAG
- a CDS encoding IscA/HesB family protein — MLIEVTDKAKMELKKVIETKKTEKPLRIYVASYGUGGPSFGLALDEPKEDDESLKVDDFDFVIENGLSNNYGKFTVDYGDSWLRRGFTVTPDRGGSGC, encoded by the coding sequence ATGTTAATAGAAGTTACTGATAAGGCTAAAATGGAACTTAAAAAAGTAATAGAAACTAAAAAAACAGAGAAACCACTAAGAATTTATGTTGCATCTTATGGCTGAGGCGGCCCATCATTTGGGTTGGCTCTGGATGAGCCTAAAGAAGACGACGAATCACTTAAGGTTGATGATTTTGACTTTGTAATCGAAAATGGTCTAAGTAATAATTACGGAAAATTTACCGTAGATTATGGTGATAGCTGGTTAAGAAGAGGTTTTACTGTAACCCCGGACAGAGGTGGATCGGGCTGTTAA
- a CDS encoding phage holin family protein — protein sequence MDNNNERNRNNDKNRDNDFSIGELLLRVLITAIVVAIAAFFTPGFTIDGLWSLLLAAVVIGVLDYLIQKFTGVNATPFGRGLSGFLVAAIILYVTKFIVPGFNISIWGAIIGALVIGIVDAIMPGRAM from the coding sequence ATGGATAATAACAATGAAAGAAACAGGAATAATGACAAAAATAGAGATAATGACTTTAGTATAGGTGAGTTACTCCTGCGAGTATTAATTACAGCTATAGTTGTAGCGATAGCAGCATTCTTTACACCTGGCTTCACTATTGATGGACTTTGGAGTCTGTTATTAGCAGCAGTGGTCATAGGGGTTTTGGATTATTTAATTCAAAAATTTACTGGTGTAAATGCCACCCCGTTTGGCAGAGGTTTATCAGGCTTCTTAGTTGCTGCAATTATACTTTATGTTACCAAATTTATAGTTCCTGGATTTAATATATCCATTTGGGGTGCGATAATTGGAGCACTCGTAATAGGTATAGTAGATGCAATAATGCCAGGAAGAGCAATGTAA